The following are encoded together in the Scytonema millei VB511283 genome:
- a CDS encoding Arm DNA-binding domain-containing protein, which yields MQLEGRQHKATKGSVQIKVSNGRLQLAFTHAGKRHYLSLGLSDNKLNRKAAEAKAKLIESDITYERFDHTLAKYKPQSLLSTVTPITPITTPKIAFAELWEKYTQYKSSQVAASTLVRDYGKIAKRLQSLPKNVEDAVGVRDWLLGKYSSEVARRTLIQMNACFNWAVKSGLASENSFNGMASDIKKTVRDTSREPFSWEERDAIIAAFENNSFCSKFAPIPHSYYAPYVKFLFITGCRPEEAIALQWKHISADCLRIQFKEAIPSDTGIRGQTKTGKTRVFPCNPKLQEFLGSIKPESPLPNDLVFPGSRGQVIDSHNFLNRVWKPVVEGLVKAGKVEKYLPQYNIRHTFITLAVENGLDAKDVARLVGNSPEIIYRHYAGIKRELSVPEF from the coding sequence ATGCAATTAGAAGGCAGGCAGCATAAAGCTACTAAGGGTTCAGTACAGATTAAAGTATCCAATGGTCGGTTGCAGCTAGCGTTCACTCACGCTGGCAAGCGGCACTATCTCTCGCTTGGGCTATCGGACAATAAGCTCAATCGAAAAGCAGCAGAGGCTAAGGCTAAGCTCATTGAGTCTGATATTACTTATGAGCGGTTTGACCATACCCTAGCCAAATACAAGCCTCAGTCATTACTCAGCACCGTTACCCCAATTACCCCAATTACTACCCCAAAAATTGCTTTTGCAGAGCTGTGGGAAAAGTATACGCAGTATAAGTCTTCTCAAGTTGCTGCTAGCACGCTAGTAAGGGATTACGGCAAGATTGCCAAGCGGCTACAATCTCTCCCTAAAAACGTTGAGGATGCTGTAGGAGTTAGAGACTGGCTACTTGGCAAATATAGCAGTGAAGTGGCACGTCGCACCTTAATTCAAATGAATGCCTGTTTCAACTGGGCAGTCAAATCAGGTTTAGCCTCAGAGAATTCTTTCAACGGTATGGCTAGCGATATTAAGAAAACAGTAAGGGATACGAGTAGAGAACCATTTAGTTGGGAAGAGAGGGATGCAATCATTGCAGCATTTGAGAATAATAGCTTCTGTTCAAAATTTGCTCCCATACCCCACTCTTACTACGCCCCCTATGTAAAGTTTCTTTTCATCACTGGTTGTCGTCCTGAAGAAGCGATCGCACTCCAATGGAAACATATTTCAGCAGATTGTTTGAGGATTCAATTTAAGGAAGCCATACCCAGCGATACTGGTATTCGCGGACAAACCAAAACCGGAAAGACAAGAGTTTTCCCCTGTAACCCTAAGCTTCAAGAATTTCTTGGGAGCATTAAACCTGAAAGCCCGTTACCTAATGATTTAGTTTTCCCAGGTTCACGCGGACAAGTTATTGACTCTCATAACTTCTTGAATCGGGTCTGGAAGCCTGTAGTAGAAGGTTTGGTAAAGGCAGGCAAGGTTGAAAAGTATCTGCCTCAGTACAACATCCGCCATACATTTATCACTCTAGCTGTAGAAAATGGTCTAGATGCAAAGGATGTAGCGCGATTAGTGGGCAACTCACCTGAAATCATCTACCGTCACTATGCAGGCATAAAGCGAGAGTTGTCTGTGCCTGAGTTTTGA
- a CDS encoding RAMP superfamily CRISPR-associated protein — MYLRAYGIIETSAPLHVGASAGEETGNLNLIFRDQFTQTGIIPGSSIRGRFRADMRQSEGESFVSKWYGHHVSEGADTTTEALVKFEYASLVWLPVFCPGQPIVWITCPWLLKRYKQIAQISEPLPKPYTAPKTLPGRQVGGDRKVLFFNLGFMEIEHEADLSAWIPIESALKPDSLVVVADNDIAMLHDMALYRQSRVKLDDKVKKVTTGAFFNVEALPEGSILVFPIALKEKGWKPFGDSPSQELYFGGLESIGFGRCLTTLAGEYQ, encoded by the coding sequence ATGTATCTTCGAGCTTACGGCATTATTGAAACTTCAGCACCCCTCCATGTCGGAGCCAGTGCTGGGGAAGAAACAGGCAACCTTAACCTCATCTTCCGCGACCAGTTTACCCAAACGGGGATTATTCCTGGTAGTTCGATTCGCGGGCGCTTTCGTGCCGATATGCGTCAAAGTGAGGGCGAATCCTTTGTGAGTAAATGGTATGGGCATCATGTCAGCGAAGGAGCTGATACAACTACCGAAGCATTGGTGAAGTTTGAATATGCTTCTCTGGTATGGCTGCCTGTATTTTGCCCTGGTCAACCGATCGTTTGGATTACCTGTCCTTGGTTACTCAAACGCTACAAGCAGATTGCTCAAATCTCAGAACCGCTACCAAAACCCTACACCGCTCCGAAAACTTTACCAGGAAGACAAGTAGGAGGCGATCGCAAGGTGCTGTTTTTCAACCTGGGATTTATGGAAATCGAGCATGAAGCCGATCTTTCAGCCTGGATTCCGATTGAATCTGCACTCAAACCAGATAGTTTAGTCGTTGTAGCTGACAACGATATTGCCATGCTGCATGACATGGCACTCTATCGCCAAAGTCGCGTCAAACTGGATGACAAAGTAAAAAAGGTAACTACAGGAGCATTTTTCAATGTCGAAGCCCTGCCAGAAGGCAGTATTTTAGTCTTTCCCATTGCCTTGAAAGAGAAAGGCTGGAAACCTTTTGGTGATTCTCCATCCCAAGAACTTTATTTCGGTGGTTTGGAATCCATTGGCTTTGGACGTTGCCTCACGACTTTAGCAGGAGAGTATCAATAA
- a CDS encoding MraY family glycosyltransferase, which translates to MNIYGFLQSIGIASPYGYGWLSVMFTFVLAWIVTWQLMPEVRSFALKVGWADQPNERRLNREPLPNAGGLVIYTGVLAALVLATLLRPIVIEGVLAEVLTILLGGSILVLVGFIDDQFGLPPWVRLSVQILTAFLLIASDIRIEARIFPPLDPLLSTLITVLWVVGITNAINLMDGIDGLVGGVSFITSISLLAVSAQFATRAAATLLLAALGGSALGFLRHNFHPSRIIMGDAGAYFFGYVLAATAILGSLKVNTVFALVPTILFLLLPVIDTTQVFVLRLMAGKNPLSTPGKDHLHHRLLATGLSQRATAIALWSFTAIANCLAMKLQGMTPLTILMTMLSIVALLSFTIWQRIRKI; encoded by the coding sequence ATGAACATCTACGGCTTCCTCCAATCTATCGGTATCGCCAGCCCATATGGTTATGGTTGGCTATCAGTCATGTTTACCTTTGTGTTGGCGTGGATAGTCACTTGGCAATTAATGCCAGAAGTGCGATCGTTCGCTTTAAAAGTAGGTTGGGCAGACCAGCCTAACGAACGAAGGCTCAACCGCGAACCTTTGCCTAATGCTGGTGGTTTGGTAATCTATACTGGAGTGTTAGCTGCTTTAGTATTGGCAACGCTTTTGCGCCCCATAGTTATTGAAGGAGTGCTAGCTGAGGTACTAACAATCTTGTTAGGCGGCTCGATTTTAGTTTTAGTAGGATTCATCGACGACCAATTCGGCTTGCCACCTTGGGTACGCTTATCCGTACAAATTCTGACAGCTTTTTTACTCATTGCTAGCGATATCCGCATCGAAGCCAGAATATTTCCGCCACTCGATCCGTTACTTTCGACTTTGATTACCGTGCTGTGGGTAGTTGGAATTACGAATGCAATTAACTTGATGGATGGAATTGACGGTTTAGTAGGAGGAGTCAGTTTTATCACTTCTATAAGCCTACTAGCAGTCTCGGCACAATTTGCCACCAGAGCCGCAGCAACTTTACTCTTAGCAGCATTGGGAGGCTCAGCACTAGGATTTCTGCGTCATAACTTTCATCCTTCCCGCATCATTATGGGAGACGCTGGAGCTTATTTTTTTGGCTACGTGCTAGCGGCTACCGCAATTTTAGGTAGCTTAAAAGTTAATACTGTATTTGCCTTAGTACCAACAATCCTATTTCTGCTGCTACCAGTCATTGACACAACTCAGGTGTTTGTCTTGCGGTTGATGGCGGGGAAAAATCCTCTGAGTACTCCTGGTAAAGACCATCTACATCACCGCTTGTTGGCTACTGGCTTATCGCAACGAGCTACGGCGATCGCATTGTGGTCTTTCACCGCGATCGCGAATTGTTTAGCAATGAAATTACAAGGTATGACCCCTCTAACTATCCTAATGACTATGCTCAGCATTGTCGCACTTCTAAGCTTCACCATCTGGCAAAGAATTAGGAAGATATGA
- a CDS encoding RAMP superfamily protein encodes MPIHDAAKKVPLLFRAQIDGRCQPHRIIKGQKSDAIQWADEWVDKADSDVREFGAEVKTRAFTLSWRFVTNGGQDDGTIRPVIGAKGLPFYPGSSMKGVFRRACTPQQAERYCGKSLSGGDYEPGILRFHGGYPADDNWKQNLVDIVHPQQDWQVKNDDKDKGAFAQISLYKPKLRFGISSSIPLADEEWKTIWEIWKQALSTGIGCRVCAGYGQPDKFLGGDILYRTQLRGQGQAAKLLDGTGEFRPNIFRASLRGHALRLFGGMTDENSANRLVDELFGGVQGQGTVGLLSMNFRDSSLILSSFSRGAFAQPTYEVEGELSWLLTQKLPSTQQQEALAKLVKALTRFAMLLGGFGKSWRRADHRLFFPEYYEGANEGRKPLIGCHWQWSGERSLRFDVPVRKLDSVGSFIEEVRQIAREWIQLRGIIPNSAQCTPWREAWHPDNVQVWGRLANDAEDCEAIRWLHSPYREAIPTAKIAEGSIYCSHITGQVGQVGRLWHRMFPVVRLVKIPHEPDSKPIPKQTHQYFELLTFFSDRSPKSADFLNFLQSQPNSFQQLWSH; translated from the coding sequence ATGCCGATTCATGATGCTGCTAAAAAAGTCCCGCTACTATTTCGAGCGCAGATTGATGGACGTTGCCAACCCCACCGCATCATTAAAGGACAAAAATCTGATGCGATACAGTGGGCAGATGAATGGGTAGACAAAGCTGATTCTGACGTTCGTGAATTTGGTGCTGAAGTAAAAACCCGTGCTTTCACTCTGAGTTGGCGCTTTGTCACCAACGGTGGTCAAGATGATGGCACGATCCGCCCTGTTATCGGTGCGAAAGGTTTACCCTTCTATCCTGGTAGCAGCATGAAAGGTGTGTTTCGCCGTGCTTGTACTCCCCAACAAGCCGAACGCTACTGTGGTAAATCTCTCTCAGGAGGAGACTACGAACCAGGAATTTTGCGATTTCACGGCGGTTATCCTGCTGATGACAATTGGAAGCAAAATCTCGTCGATATCGTGCATCCTCAGCAAGATTGGCAAGTCAAAAACGACGACAAAGACAAGGGTGCATTTGCCCAAATTTCTCTCTACAAACCCAAACTTCGTTTTGGCATCTCTAGTTCCATTCCTTTAGCTGACGAAGAATGGAAAACGATTTGGGAGATTTGGAAACAAGCACTGTCTACTGGAATTGGTTGTCGCGTCTGCGCGGGATACGGACAGCCTGATAAATTTCTAGGTGGTGATATTCTCTACCGCACTCAACTTAGGGGTCAAGGACAAGCCGCTAAACTTCTGGATGGAACCGGAGAGTTTCGCCCTAATATTTTTCGAGCCAGTTTGCGCGGTCATGCTTTACGCTTATTTGGCGGTATGACCGATGAAAACTCTGCTAACCGCCTTGTGGATGAGTTATTCGGTGGTGTCCAAGGACAAGGTACTGTCGGACTTCTGAGCATGAATTTTCGAGACTCCAGCTTAATCTTGAGTTCCTTCAGTCGAGGTGCATTCGCACAGCCAACTTATGAAGTAGAAGGCGAGTTATCTTGGCTGCTGACACAAAAACTACCAAGTACTCAACAGCAGGAGGCTCTAGCAAAATTAGTCAAAGCCTTGACTCGGTTTGCCATGCTGCTAGGTGGCTTCGGTAAATCTTGGCGACGTGCCGATCATCGATTGTTTTTCCCAGAATACTATGAAGGAGCAAATGAGGGCAGAAAACCCTTAATTGGCTGTCATTGGCAGTGGTCGGGGGAGCGATCGCTGCGTTTCGATGTCCCAGTCCGCAAGTTAGATTCAGTTGGTTCCTTTATTGAAGAGGTGCGTCAAATTGCACGGGAATGGATACAATTACGGGGCATAATTCCCAATTCAGCCCAATGCACTCCTTGGCGCGAAGCTTGGCATCCTGACAACGTACAAGTCTGGGGACGATTGGCAAATGATGCAGAAGACTGCGAAGCAATTCGTTGGCTGCACTCTCCCTATCGAGAAGCAATTCCTACAGCCAAAATTGCTGAAGGTTCTATCTACTGCTCGCATATTACAGGACAAGTGGGACAAGTTGGTAGACTTTGGCACAGGATGTTTCCCGTCGTGCGCTTGGTAAAAATTCCCCACGAACCGGATAGTAAGCCTATTCCCAAACAAACCCACCAATATTTTGAACTGTTAACTTTCTTTAGCGATCGCTCGCCAAAGTCAGCAGACTTTCTCAATTTTCTTCAATCGCAGCCGAATTCATTTCAGCAGCTTTGGTCGCATTGA